In Pseudomonadota bacterium, the genomic stretch AGGACCGCGAAAAGCCCCACGGCCAACGAAATCCTGGTGCCGTAGAGCAAGCGCGCCAGCACGTCGCGACCGGCGTTGTCCGTCCCCAGGGGGTGCTCGAACGAGGCGCTGGAGCGGACGCGGCCGAGATCGACGTCGCGGAAGGAGTACGGCAAGGGGGGATAGAGCGCGAGCACGCTCGTACCCTGCGCCTCGAGCCGCTGCTGCAGTACCGGGTAAATCTGCTTCGGCTTCGAGCCGGCCACGAGCAGCACCACAACAAAGGCCAGGGTCCACAGAGCAGCGCCGGTCAGTAGGATCCGGAGCCGTCTTCGGCGTCTCACGCGGAGTTCGTGGATTCCGGCACGACGCCATAGCAGCGCTAGTGGCACCAAGAAAACGGAGCCCGGAAACAGTACGGAGTTGAAGAACAGGTCCAGGGAACTTTCGAAGAAGTTGCGATCGAACAACGCCTCGAGCCAGGGGCTGGATACGGAACCGTCGCCCTGACGCCACAGGAAAGGCTTGTTGCAGGCAATGGCGGGCGCAAGGATCGCCACCAGGATCAATCCGACAAGGCACCAGGCCGCTACGTAGGATGCTCGGCGCTTGCGAAACTGCAGTCCCACGATCTCCCAGTAGGAAGGATGGTCGCTGCTGCGATCTGGGGTGCCGGGGCTCATGGGATTCAGGCGGGGACAGGGACCTCAGTCGAACGTGATGCGTGGGTCCGCCAGCGCGTACAACAGGTCCGAGAGCAGAACCCCTAGGAGCGTCAGAGCGGTGGTACTCACGAGCACGCCCATCACGGCGTTGTAATCCCGAGCAGCTATCGACTCGTAGAGAAACATGCCCACGCCGGGAATATTGAATACCACCTCGATCACCACACTGCCGGACACGAGCACGGGCAGCATGCCGCCCAGCAAGGTGAGGATAGGGATCATACCGTTACGGGCGATGTGCCGCACGATTACGACCAGCTCTGGCAGCCCTTTGGCTCGCGCGGTGCGGATGTAGTCGGCCCGAACCACCTCGATGATGCCCGCACGCGCGTAACGGGACAGCGCAGCGAGGCTGACGGCTGCATAGGTCGCAACCGGCAGCGCAAGGTGCCAGGCTACGTTCCGGATGCGCTCGGTTGTGGTGCGGTACTCGCTGCCCAGGGCCTCGAAGCCTCCGCTCGGAAACCAGGCAAAGGGGGCACCCTCGCTCAGTAGACGCAGCACGACCGTTGCCAGAAAGAACGCCGGCAGGCTGTAGAGCAGAAACAGCAACAGCGTGCTCAGTGTATCGATGAGTGTGCGCTCCTTGAGAGCGCTCATGATCCCGATCGGCACGGCGATCAGGTAGGCCAGCAGCACCGCGAGCACGGTGAAGCTCAGACTGTAGCGAAGCTTTTCGGCGATTACTTCCAGCACCGGTCTGCGGCTGCGATTCGAGCGGCCAAAGTCCAGACGAAGGAGATTCGACCAGTACTTGGCGAAACGAGTATCGAGAAAAAGGCTTTGAAGCTGCTCGGCAGTCGTGTGCTCGAAGGCGCTGCTATTGGAGGCCCACCAACCCCGCCAGCGCGCCTTAACGGCGTCGATCCGTTCCCGCGACGCCGTGTGCTGCCAGACGAGCGGCGCCGGCGCTTCCCCACCCGCCCGGAAGCTCTCGAGCCTGCGCCATGCGGTTTCGAGGGGCTCCTGGTCAGGCCGACTCGGTCGCTCGGCCAGTCCGGCAAGCTCGCTCACTGCCAAGCGCTGAACGTCGGAGTCGCGGTCGTCTAGCAACGCGATGAGGTGGCGCACGAGGTAGTTGCCCGCGTCATCCAATCGATGCTGAGCTCGCAGCCGTTCGGCCGCAGGCGAGTCGGGGTCCTTGGGGTATGCGAACCGCTTGGCGTTAGCGAACCGCAGCAGTCGTCTCACCTCGGCACGCGTCAGCCACGGATCGATGTTCAGCAGGACGGGCTTGTCCAGGTTGAACTGCTCGCGAAAAGCCCGGTAGCTTTCGCGCTGCACGGTCTGCCGAGGCATGCCGTGAGCCTGAGCCGGCTCTGCCGGACGCCCGGGCGCCAGGGTCAGCACGGCGAAGACGACCAACGAAGCCAGAAAGAACGTTGGCGGCATCCACAGCAGCCGTGTCAAAGCGTACCGCAGCATGTGAGGTTCAAAGTCGCAAGCTCGAGTTCAGCACTCTTGGTGACGCGAAATCCCAGCGAAACTGGCAGTTCAAGGCGCGACGTCGATCCTCGAGACTAGTACCACGAATCACAAGTTCGGTCCGGGTTCCGGAACCGGCCCCAGGGTTGGCGAGGACCGGCTCCGGAACCCGGACCGGCCACCGGTGTATCCGCGGACTCCTTGTCGATTCAAGGCACAACGCCCCAGAAACTCGGATCGAATTTCCGGGCCGTTGTACATGCAGCGCATATTCGAGGAGGTCCCAACGCCGCCAGCGGGCGCCAGGGCTGGGGCCAAACGATCAGGATTCCTGTGGCGAGGTACTAGGGACGCCTTTGGTTGAACGAGTAGTAGAGCAGATCGCTCCATGGCCATATCGGAGAGAACTCGAGGTCGTTCATGTGGTCCCAGTACAGCACCGGGTCCTCGCGTTGGTAGACGAAGGTGTACGGCTGCTCCTCGTGCACAAGGGCGTGAAACGCCCGGCACAGCCGCTGCCGTTCAGGCGGATCGAATTCACTGCGGAGCGCCTCGGCGATCCGATCGGCGCGAGGGTTGCGGAACCCAACGCGGTTCGAGCTCGCGGGACGATCGGCTTGTGTGGAATGCCAGAGCTGCATCAAGTCGACCTCCCAGGGCAGGGCCCAAACGCCGGTGTAGGCACCGAACTCCTTTTCGTCGAGCTTCTTGAGTAGCGTGGACCACTCGAGCGGCCGGGGATGCATGCGCACACCGATCTGGAGCAGTGCCTCGCGGTAGATGCTGGCCATGGTCTGGTACTCCGTCGAGCTTGCGAAGGTGACCAGGGTGAACTCGAAAGGGTGCGTCCTGCCCTCGAGCAGCTTGTCGCGGATGCCGTCGCCGTCACGGTCCTTCCAACCGGCCTGCTCGAGCCTCGCCGCGGCCGCCTTCAAGTCAAACGCCCAGGCTCGGATCTGCTTGTCGTAGCATGGCGATTGCTTGGGATAGGGGCCCGTGTGTAGCGTGCCCAGACCGTGAAAAACGTTCTTGATGATCTGCTCCCGATCGAGGGCCATGGTCATGGCCTGACGCACGCGCTTGTCTGAGAACAGGGGGGAGTCCAGGTTCCAGCCGACAAAGGAGTAACTGAGGCTGGGCATACGCGCGAGCTTGATGTGCTCGCTGCCAAGGATGGGCCCGACGTTGTCAGTCACGGCCGTTTGATACTGCTCGGATCGCAAGATCGCATAGTCGACGTTGCCGGTCTTGAGCTCTCGCGCGAAGGCGCTCTGATCCTTCACGATGAGGATCACGACCTTGTCGAATGCAGGCGGCTCGCCCCAGTAGTCGGGATTGCGTTGAAGCACGATGCTGGCACCCGGTTGCCATCGCACGAAGCGATACGGCCCGGTGCCGATCAGCTTCTGGTTGTACCAGTGCTCGTTGAGCTTGAGACCCCAGCTCGGAGGTTCGAAGCGCCTCCCGTCTTGTCCGTGCATGTACAGCCAGCGAGGCAGCGGCACGAGCTCGAGCACGCTGGATAGGTTGGTAAACAACGCCTGCTTGAAAGAGACTCTGAAGCGGTAGCGGTCGACAACCTCGCAGCGCTCGAAAGCATCGAAGTAGTTGCGCAGCGAAGCGGCGCGTCCGGTCACTTGGGGGTTCATGATGGTCTCGATGGCGAAGGCGAAGTCGTCGCTCGTGAGCTCGTGCTCGCCTTCGAGCCAGGCGTAGCGCCCGCTCGACCAGTCCACCTCCGGCTTGTGCCAGTAGACCCCCCGCCGCAGGGTGATTTCGTAGCTCAATCCCTCGCGAAGCTCGGTAACCTTGATGGCGAGCTCGGGCGACCAGCGATCCGGGTTGTCCTTTTGGCGTGTTGCCAGCGTATTGCCGACGTAGCGCAGCAGCGACGATATGTTGGTGGCGTTGGGCGACGCGTAGGCGTTCAAACCCGGTGGGTCGTGGCCCACCAGCGTTCGCAGCGTACCGCCGCGCACAACACGCTTGGCGGCGACGAGCGGCCGCGGGTTCGGCTCGAGCAGGTTGGCCGGGTCAGCGAGGGCGGCACGCTCCTGGGTGCTGACGGACCAGCCGGAGCTTGGCGCTGAGGCGCTGGAGCGGGCGGCTCCCCTGCTAACCAGCTCTTCGACCGCGCGGCGGGTGGCGATCGTGGTGCTTTCCAAGTGATCGATCTGGCAGGTGTTGACGATGCTGAGCGTCGTGAGCAGTGCCAGCATCAGCAGTACGAAGCTCGACTGAAGCAGCGGCTTCATGGATAAACGCCGAGCATACCCGCGGCGTTTCGCGCGCGAAAGCCCGGTGGCTCAGTGCGAGCCCAGCAACCCAACGAAGCAGAGATCCGAGCTTCGAGCCTCAAGGCTGGCGCACGACGCATTCCGCCGGGATCATGTCGATCTTGTCCATGCGGCCGGTGGCGGGATCGGCCGCGAGCTCGGGCGTCCACTGGGCGGTAACCAGGCTGCCTCGCTCGCGGCGCGGAAGCAGATCGTAGGTCGGCATGGCTGCGCGGATCGACGGATCCAGGTGCCCGGAAGCGATCAAGTCGTCGAGCACCTCCAAGCCCATGGGCCGCATCCGAACCCGGGCCGTCACGAGATCCGGACGCTCGGGCAGCACACCCATCGAAGGAAAGGTGCGTAGCGCGTGGTTGTTGAAGAACTCCGGCAGCGTCTGGTCGGCCGTGATCGGTGCGGCAATGGTGTGCTCGCGGATCTCGGCCACTTCCCAGAACATGTGGACCTCCTTGCCGTCGGCTCCCAGCGCTTCGTCGCGGAATAGCCACAGGTCGGGGTCGCTCAGGCTCGTGACGCTCTGGCCCTCCTGCACCACGCCGGTCTGCCATATGACCTGCCCCTTCGCGTAGGCTATGACCTCGACCCACGCGCGGCGATCTTGGGAGGCGCCGCTCGGCCAACGATGGCCGGCCGCCTGGTTCTCGAGCTCCACGAAGATCTTCCTGAGTCGGGTGAGGCAGATCCGGACCACACGCAGGGTCGAGTCGAGCTCCCGCTCGATCAGCATTCGCTGCTGTTGCTGCTCCGGAAAGGGCTCGAGCGCAACATCCACTCCAGGAAACGCGTGGCTGTGGGGATAGCCAGGACGCACCTTGACTCCAGGCGCTTCCGCGATCGGCGTGGGCGTCCTTGCCTGATCCATGTGGCACACGGAACAGGTGAGCCCGGTCTTGGTGAAGATGCTGCCGCGCCACTCCTTGAACGTGCGCTCGAGCTCCACTGCGGCGGGTGCTGGGGGCGAGGGCAGCACGATGTCGTGGCATGACCCGCACGCCTTGGCACTGTCGGGCTGGCGGCTGTCCATCCAGGCCGAGTACGCCGCCTCGTGCGCTTGGCTCGGCGCTGGATCGCGGATCCCACCCCGCATGGTGGTGTCCATGGCGAGCTCGATAGGATTGTTGTGATCCCCGGCTACGTCCTGGATATTGTGGCAGAAGTAGCAGGTTATCCCCTGAAGGTGGGCCGGCACCTCGTCCAGGTTGAGCCCATCCTGAGTCAGGCCGAGACGCAGCGCCAGGGGCGCGTGGCAGTTGACACAGAAACTGCCCAAGGCGCCCCCGGTCTCCTCTTGTCCACGACGGTTCATGGCGCGGAAGACCGGGTCGGTCGAAGCGTACGCATGCATGCTGCCCGACCACTCTTGAAAATGCGCGGTGTGGCACTCGTTGCAGGTCTCGGGATCCTGCAGCTCGGCGACCGTGAGCTTGACCGTGTCCCCGCCCGTGCACCCCGCCAGCACCGCGTTGCAGCCGAACGTCAGGCACACGATCAGGCCGATTGGCTGTAGGCGGCCGCTTGAGCCCGCCGCGACACGGCGCCCCGAGGAGGACGACTTGGCCCCACGAGGTCCCGAACGCTTGCAGACAGACATGCTCGCTACTGCAGGAGCCATGGGTCATTCGCACCCATACCGGGCATCACGTACGCTCTGCAACGCTACTCTCTGCAACGCTACTCTCTGCAACGCTACTCTCTGCAACACTACTGTCCACGGTTGGGTGCACGATCCGAGTCGAGCGGGCGGTTCGATGGATCGCCGCTACACCTCTCCGATGCAGAAAGCGTATTTCACGCTGTCCGCCGGTTCCCCGGCGGGCGTGATCTGGAGGGTGACCTCCCACACGCCTGGCATGAAGAGCCAAACCGGATCGAGCTGATAGCGCCCGCCTCCCATCTCGGTGATCACGGCCTCCTTGTTTGTGCCGTGGCCGTGAAACGGCATGAACGGTGTTGAAGTGATCGCAGCGCGCTCCACCGGCATGCCGGCCGCGTCCCTGACCTCGATCGTCC encodes the following:
- a CDS encoding ABC transporter permease, whose protein sequence is MLRYALTRLLWMPPTFFLASLVVFAVLTLAPGRPAEPAQAHGMPRQTVQRESYRAFREQFNLDKPVLLNIDPWLTRAEVRRLLRFANAKRFAYPKDPDSPAAERLRAQHRLDDAGNYLVRHLIALLDDRDSDVQRLAVSELAGLAERPSRPDQEPLETAWRRLESFRAGGEAPAPLVWQHTASRERIDAVKARWRGWWASNSSAFEHTTAEQLQSLFLDTRFAKYWSNLLRLDFGRSNRSRRPVLEVIAEKLRYSLSFTVLAVLLAYLIAVPIGIMSALKERTLIDTLSTLLLFLLYSLPAFFLATVVLRLLSEGAPFAWFPSGGFEALGSEYRTTTERIRNVAWHLALPVATYAAVSLAALSRYARAGIIEVVRADYIRTARAKGLPELVVIVRHIARNGMIPILTLLGGMLPVLVSGSVVIEVVFNIPGVGMFLYESIAARDYNAVMGVLVSTTALTLLGVLLSDLLYALADPRITFD
- a CDS encoding ABC transporter permease, which produces MSPGTPDRSSDHPSYWEIVGLQFRKRRASYVAAWCLVGLILVAILAPAIACNKPFLWRQGDGSVSSPWLEALFDRNFFESSLDLFFNSVLFPGSVFLVPLALLWRRAGIHELRVRRRRRLRILLTGAALWTLAFVVVLLVAGSKPKQIYPVLQQRLEAQGTSVLALYPPLPYSFRDVDLGRVRSSASFEHPLGTDNAGRDVLARLLYGTRISLAVGLFAVLLYITIGTVIGALAGYCGGRTDAVLLRLIEVVMSIPAVFLVLTVAAFIEHRSIFHIVLVIAAVSWTTPARLVRAEFLRLRNLDFVVAARASGFGEAAIIVKHILPNALGPVLVSATFGIASAILIEATMSFLGLSDVTAPSWGQILNAGRTSGRWLLILAPGMAIFVTVGLLNMVGEGLRDALDPSLRR
- a CDS encoding ABC transporter substrate-binding protein — protein: MKPLLQSSFVLLMLALLTTLSIVNTCQIDHLESTTIATRRAVEELVSRGAARSSASAPSSGWSVSTQERAALADPANLLEPNPRPLVAAKRVVRGGTLRTLVGHDPPGLNAYASPNATNISSLLRYVGNTLATRQKDNPDRWSPELAIKVTELREGLSYEITLRRGVYWHKPEVDWSSGRYAWLEGEHELTSDDFAFAIETIMNPQVTGRAASLRNYFDAFERCEVVDRYRFRVSFKQALFTNLSSVLELVPLPRWLYMHGQDGRRFEPPSWGLKLNEHWYNQKLIGTGPYRFVRWQPGASIVLQRNPDYWGEPPAFDKVVILIVKDQSAFARELKTGNVDYAILRSEQYQTAVTDNVGPILGSEHIKLARMPSLSYSFVGWNLDSPLFSDKRVRQAMTMALDREQIIKNVFHGLGTLHTGPYPKQSPCYDKQIRAWAFDLKAAAARLEQAGWKDRDGDGIRDKLLEGRTHPFEFTLVTFASSTEYQTMASIYREALLQIGVRMHPRPLEWSTLLKKLDEKEFGAYTGVWALPWEVDLMQLWHSTQADRPASSNRVGFRNPRADRIAEALRSEFDPPERQRLCRAFHALVHEEQPYTFVYQREDPVLYWDHMNDLEFSPIWPWSDLLYYSFNQRRP